The Salvia splendens isolate huo1 chromosome 21, SspV2, whole genome shotgun sequence genome includes a window with the following:
- the LOC121783342 gene encoding serine/arginine-rich splicing factor SR45a-like isoform X2, with amino-acid sequence MADSPRKRYVRSPSPWEENSRSRSRSRSKSRSRSRSWSRPRERSRSRSRSRGRGTGREEVVNDGTTLYVTGLSTRVTEKELEDHFSKEGKVKSVFLVVEPRSRVSRGFAFVNMVTSDDANRCIKHLNQSVLEGRYITVERSRRKRARTPTPGHYLGLKSSRGDGYGDRGRYRGGSSREDYGYRRSPRRSPYRGGRDYSPRGGRDYSPRHSPYGGSGRSRRERSRSYSPPRHSPERNYARGSR; translated from the exons ATG GCTGATTCTCCGAGAAAACG GTATGTACGCTCTCCTTCTCCATGGGAAGAAAATTCGAGATCCAGGTCAAGATCTAGGTCCAAATCCAGATCTCGTTCTAGATCATGGTCAAGACCAAGGGAGAGATCTAGATCAAGGTCTAGGTCAAGAGGTCGTGGCACTGGCAG GGAAGAAGTTGTTAATGATGGAACTACACTTTATGTTACTGGCCTATCTACAAGGGTCACTGAGAAAGAACTTGAAGATCATTTCTCAAAGGAAGGAAAG GTTAAGTCCGTCTTTTTGGTTGTGGAGCCTCGATCTCGTGTATCTCGTGGATTTGCTTTTGTCAATATGGTCACTTCAGATGATGCTAATCGATGTATCAAACACCTCAATCAGTCGGTGCTTGAAGGCCGGTACATAACTGTAGAGAGG TCACGGCGGAAACGTGCAAGGACTCCCACTCCTGGTCATTATCTTGGTCTGAAAAGTTCACGGGGTGATG GTTATGGTGATCGTGGAAGGTATCGTGGAGGATCCAGCCGCGAAGATTATGGCTACAGGAGGTCTCCTAGACGCTCGCCATATAGAGGTGGGCGTGATTACTCTCCCAGAGGTGGACGTGATTACTCTCCCAGACATTCTCCTTATGGTGGAAGTGGAAGATCAAGAAGGGAAAGGTCCAGGTCATACTCTCCTCCCCGACACAGCCCTGAAAGGAACTATGCACGTGGTTCTAGGTGA
- the LOC121783342 gene encoding serine/arginine-rich splicing factor SR45a-like isoform X1, producing the protein MADSPRKRYVRSPSPWEENSRSRSRSRSKSRSRSRSWSRPRERSRSRSRSRGRGTGREEVVNDGTTLYVTGLSTRVTEKELEDHFSKEGKVKSVFLVVEPRSRVSRGFAFVNMVTSDDANRCIKHLNQSVLEGRYITVERVFWLYSEDIASAMLAEIKDDQSIHRNKLKQLNSIYIAPTTLQPQRILNSQLIKRFCQHCNQAFMSRRKRARTPTPGHYLGLKSSRGDGYGDRGRYRGGSSREDYGYRRSPRRSPYRGGRDYSPRGGRDYSPRHSPYGGSGRSRRERSRSYSPPRHSPERNYARGSR; encoded by the exons ATG GCTGATTCTCCGAGAAAACG GTATGTACGCTCTCCTTCTCCATGGGAAGAAAATTCGAGATCCAGGTCAAGATCTAGGTCCAAATCCAGATCTCGTTCTAGATCATGGTCAAGACCAAGGGAGAGATCTAGATCAAGGTCTAGGTCAAGAGGTCGTGGCACTGGCAG GGAAGAAGTTGTTAATGATGGAACTACACTTTATGTTACTGGCCTATCTACAAGGGTCACTGAGAAAGAACTTGAAGATCATTTCTCAAAGGAAGGAAAG GTTAAGTCCGTCTTTTTGGTTGTGGAGCCTCGATCTCGTGTATCTCGTGGATTTGCTTTTGTCAATATGGTCACTTCAGATGATGCTAATCGATGTATCAAACACCTCAATCAGTCGGTGCTTGAAGGCCGGTACATAACTGTAGAGAGG GTTTTCTGGTTATATTCAGAAGATATTGCATCAGCTATGTTGGCAGAAATCAAAGATGATCAGTCCATCCATCGCAACAAGCTAAAACAACTAAATAGCATCTATATTGCCCCAACAACTTTACAACCTCAGCGAATACTCAACTCCCAATTAATCAAGCGTTTTTGTCAACATTGTAATCAGGCTTTTATG TCACGGCGGAAACGTGCAAGGACTCCCACTCCTGGTCATTATCTTGGTCTGAAAAGTTCACGGGGTGATG GTTATGGTGATCGTGGAAGGTATCGTGGAGGATCCAGCCGCGAAGATTATGGCTACAGGAGGTCTCCTAGACGCTCGCCATATAGAGGTGGGCGTGATTACTCTCCCAGAGGTGGACGTGATTACTCTCCCAGACATTCTCCTTATGGTGGAAGTGGAAGATCAAGAAGGGAAAGGTCCAGGTCATACTCTCCTCCCCGACACAGCCCTGAAAGGAACTATGCACGTGGTTCTAGGTGA
- the LOC121785462 gene encoding ankyrin repeat domain-containing protein EMB506, chloroplastic-like produces MSSSAIWTSTVQQNPQNLPLLFPLLPVSPLSQSRTIQFHRPTHNHALKHLHSSFQPLYDDEPAIGDCLVYEEGIFHDTIIETTTNSRRSATTSTANKDADVAAENLIPDEWLDVQKELNITKKGRRKMAQELEYGTRVMKRRQALMPLDSEGQDKIEQARLDKFEKIKQEKIKQLSPVLLDNPKKEYFREIGLTAIHKAILAKKQAIFNFLLRESANPFVRDNEGATLLHYAVFAASSQMIKILLLYNVDINLQDNDGWTPLHLAVQSCRTDILRLLLLKGADKSLKNKDGLTALDLCLYSGRDARTYELIKLLKRIY; encoded by the exons ATGTCGTCCTCAGCAATTTGGACATCAACAGTTCAGCAAAATCCCCAAAACCTTCCTCTACTATTCCCTCTCCTTCCAGTCTCTCCCCTTTCTCAATCTCGCACCATCCAATTTCACAGACCAACCCACAATCACGCGCTCAAGCATCTCCACTCCTCTTTCCAACCTCTCTACGACGACGAACCTGCCATCGGTGACTGCCTCGTCTACGAAGAGGGCATTTTCCACGACACGATTATCGAAACCACCACCAATTCTAGGCGCTCCGCCACTACATCGACTGCCAATAAAGACGCGGATGTCGCCGCGGAAAACCTAATTCCGGACGAGTGGCTGGACGTCCAGAAGGAATTGAACATCACAAAGAAGGGGCGGCGGAAGATGGCGCAGGAATTGGAGTACGGCACGCGGGTGATGAAGCGGAGGCAGGCTCTTATGCCTCTGGATTCGGAGGGGCAGGATAAAATTGAGCAAGCGAGGCTGGATAAATTTGAGAAAATTAAGCAGGAGAAGATAAAGCAGCTGAGCCCCGTGCTGCTTGATAATCCCAAGAAGGAGTATTTTAGGGAGATTGGTTTGACTGCAATTCACAAAGCAATACTTGCCAAGAAGCAGGCTATATTTAACTTCCTTTTAAGGGAATCAGCAAATCCATTTGTTCGTGACAAT GAGGGAGCTACCTTATTGCACTATGCTGTCTTCGCAGCTTCTAGTCAGATGATAAAGATCTTGTTATTGTACAATGTTGACATAAATCTTCAAGATAAT GATGGATGGACACCATTGCATTTAGCAGTGCAATCCTGTAGGACAGATATACTGAGGCTTTTGCTGCTCAAGGGCGCTGATAAATCTCTAAAGAACAAG GATGGATTAACTGCTCTAGATCTGTGCCTCTACTCTGGTAGAGATGCAAGAACTTACGAACTCATCAAGCTCCTCAAACGCATTTACTAG
- the LOC121783997 gene encoding calmodulin-like protein 7, whose product MDAAELRRVFSMFDRNNDGTISRKELSESMEKLGIHIPEKELSQMIDKIDANGDGCLDVDEFGELYAAIMEDEGRGDEDEDMREAFNVFDQNGDGFITVEELRAVLSSLGLKQGRTIEDCKQMIMKVDVDGDGRVNYDEFRQMMKGGGFAALTS is encoded by the coding sequence ATGGATGCGGCGGAGCTGCGGCGCGTGTTCAGCATGTTCGACCGCAACAACGACGGCACGATTAGCCGGAAGGAGCTGAGCGAGTCGATGGAGAAGCTGGGGATCCACATCCCGGAGAAGGAGCTGTCGCAGATGATCGACAAGATCGACGCCAACGGCGACGGCTGCCTCGACGTGGATGAATTCGGAGAGCTCTACGCCGCGATCATGGAGGACGAGGGCCGAGGGGACGAGGACGAGGACATGCGCGAGGCATTCAACGTCTTTGATCAAAACGGCGACGGATTCATCACCGTGGAGGAGCTCCGCGCCGTGCTGTCGTCGCTCGGGCTCAAGCAGGGCCGCACTATTGAAGATTGCAAGCAGATGATCATGAAGGTCGACGTGGACGGCGACGGCAGGGTTAACTATGATGAGTTCCGCCAGATGATGAAGGGCGGAGGCTTTGCCGCTTTGACTAGTTAA